One genomic window of Sebastes umbrosus isolate fSebUmb1 chromosome 15, fSebUmb1.pri, whole genome shotgun sequence includes the following:
- the LOC119503374 gene encoding gastrula zinc finger protein XlCGF57.1-like isoform X2, whose protein sequence is MCKVQMLRALVKQRLTAAAEEICGLFERTIAEYEEELSRSKEENERQQKLLDAVLHPEVRIQRADVQQLLVVKEEVPPEQQEWSSSLDQEDPEPPHIKEEQEELWTSQEGEQLQWLEEADIKFPFTPGHVKSEEDDEEKPQSSQHHQIQTEQMETEADGEDCGGPGSARNSDPETYLQPDTNDRTGDSSEPETDASGDWKETREPQSGLNSLNNDEVPVGDLRCFIESGNPKRDMRTHTGGDPFSCSVCDKGFIKSGDLKRHMRTHTGKNPFSCSVCNLLFTQSRPLRRHMMTHTVVKPFSCSVCGKGFIESGELKRHMRTHTGEKPFTCSVCEKSFTQSGSLQMHMRIHTGEKPFSCSFCAKGFIKNGDLKIHMRTHTGEKPFSCSVCGRCFIKSGQLKAHMRTHTVEKPFSCSVCDEKLVHKDHLKSLVITHTGENPL, encoded by the exons ATGTGTAAAGTCCAGATGCTGAGAGCGTTGGTGAAGCAGCGACTAACTGCGGCTGCTGAAGAGATATGTGGGCTGTTTGAAAGAACGATAGCAGAGTACGAGGAGGAACTCTCTCGATCAAAAGAGGAGAACGAGCGACAACAGAAACTACTGGACGCTGTTTTACACCCGGAAGTCCGGATACAGAGAGCAG ATGTCCAGCAGCTGTTGGTGGTTAAAGAAGAGGTTCCCCCTGAGCAGCAGGAGTGGagctccagtctggaccaggaggacccagagcccccacacattaaagaggaacaggaggaactctggaccagtcaggagggagagcagcttcaatggctggaggaggctgatatcAAGTTCCCATTCACTCCTGGCCAtgtgaagagtgaagaagatgatgaagagaagCCTCAGTCCTCACAGCATCACCAAATACAaactgaacagatggaaacagaagctgatggagaggactgtggaggaccagGATCAGCCAGGAACTCAGATCCAGAAACATATTTACAACCGGATACTAATGACAGGACTGGAGACTCTTCTGAACCTGAGACTGATGCCAGTGGAGATTGGAAGGAGACCAGAGAACCTCAGTCAGGTTTAAACTCTCTGAATAATGATGAAGTCCCTGTCGGTGATTTGAGATGTTTCATTGAAAGTGGAAATCCGAAGAGAGACATGAGAACTCATACAGGGGGAGACCCGTTCAGCTGCTCCGTGTGTGATAAAGGTTTCATTAAAAGTGGAGATCTGAAGAGACACATGAGAACTCACACAGGAAAAAaccctttcagctgctcagtttgtaatCTTCTTTTTACACAGAGTAGACCTTTACGGAGACACATGATGACTCACACCGTAgtgaaacctttcagctgctcagtgtgtggtAAAGGTTTCATTGAAAGTGGAGAACTGAAGAGACACATGAGAactcacacaggagagaaacctttcaccTGCTCAGTTTGTGAGAAATCTTTTACACAGAGTGGAAGTTTACAGATgcacatgagaatccacacaggagagaaacctttcagctgctcattTTGTGCTAAAGGTTTCATTAAAAATGGAGATCTGAAGATACACATGAGAactcacacaggagagaaacctttcagctgctcagtgtgtggtAGATGTTTCATTAAAAGTGGACAACTGAAGGCACACATGAGAACTCACACAgtagagaaacctttcagctgctcagtttgtgaTGAAAAACTTGTGCACAAGGACCATCTGAAGTCACTTGTGATAACTCATACAGGAGAGAACCCTCTTTAG
- the LOC119503374 gene encoding oocyte zinc finger protein XlCOF6-like isoform X3 — MCKVQMLRALVKQRLTAAAEEICGLFERTIAEYEEELSRSKEENERQQKLLDAVLHPQLQLHRADDQQLLVVEEEVTTEQQEWCLSLDQEDPKPPHIKEEPEELWTSQEGEQLQWLQEADIKFPFTPGHVMSEEDDEEKPQSSQHRQTQTEKNRETEHLKTEADGEDYGGPEPARNSDTHLQSDTSDETGDSSESETDASGDWEETREPQSGLNFLNNDEVSNLRCFIESGNPKRHVRAHTGEKPFSCSVCKKSFTQSGSLQMHMRLHTGEKLFSCSVCGKGFINNGNLKRHMRTHTGEKPFSCSLCQKYLTQSGSLQTHMRVHTDVQQLLVVKEEVPPEQQEWSSSLDQEDPEPPHIKEEQEELWTSQEGEQLQWLEEADIKFPFTPGHVKSEEDDEEKPQSSQHHQIQTEQMETEADGEDCGGPGSARNSDPETYLQPDTNDRTGDSSEPETDASGDWKETREPQSGLNSLNNDEVPVGDLRCFIESGNPKRDMRTHTGGDPFSCSVCDKGFIKSGDLKRHMRTHTGKNPFSCSVCNLLFTQSRPLRRHMMTHTVVKPFSCSVCGKGFIESGELKRHMRTHTGEKPFTCSVCEKSFTQSGSLQMHMRIHTGEKPFSCSFCAKGFIKNGDLKIHMRTHTGEKPFSCSVCGRCFIKSGQLKAHMRTHTVEKPFSCSVCDEKLVHKDHLKSLVITHTGENPL, encoded by the exons ACGACCAGCAGCTGTTGGTGGTTGAAGAAGAGGTTACCACTGAGCAGCAGGAGTGGTGCCTCAGTCTGGACCAGGAGGACCCAAAGCccccacacattaaagaggaaccagaggaactctggaccagtcaggagggagagcagcttcaatGGCTGCAGGAGGCTGATATCAAGTTCCCATTCACTCCTGGCCATGTGATGagtgaagaagatgatgaagagaagCCTCAGTCCTCACAGCATCGTCAAACACAAACTGAGaagaacagagagacagagcatttgaaaacagaagctgatggagaggactatggaggaccagaaccagccaggaaCTCAGATACACATTTACAATCGGATACTAGTGACGAGACTGGAGACTCTTCTGAAAGTGAGACTGATGCCAGTGGAGATTGGGAGGAGACCAGAGAACCTCAGTCAGGTTTAAACTTTCTGAATAATGATGAAGTCAGTAATTTGAGATGTTTCATTGAAAGTGGAAATCCGAAGAGACACGTGAGAGCtcatacaggagagaaaccttttagctgctcagtttgtaagaAATCTTTTACACAGAGTGGAAGTTTACAGATGCACATGAGAttacacacaggagagaaacttTTCAGCTGCTCAGTATGTGGTAAAGGTTTCATCAACAATGGAAATCTGAAGAGACACATGAGAACTCATACAGGAgaaaaacctttcagctgctcactTTGTCAGAAATATTTAACACAGAGTGGAAGTTTACAGACGCACATGAGAgtacaca CAGATGTCCAGCAGCTGTTGGTGGTTAAAGAAGAGGTTCCCCCTGAGCAGCAGGAGTGGagctccagtctggaccaggaggacccagagcccccacacattaaagaggaacaggaggaactctggaccagtcaggagggagagcagcttcaatggctggaggaggctgatatcAAGTTCCCATTCACTCCTGGCCAtgtgaagagtgaagaagatgatgaagagaagCCTCAGTCCTCACAGCATCACCAAATACAaactgaacagatggaaacagaagctgatggagaggactgtggaggaccagGATCAGCCAGGAACTCAGATCCAGAAACATATTTACAACCGGATACTAATGACAGGACTGGAGACTCTTCTGAACCTGAGACTGATGCCAGTGGAGATTGGAAGGAGACCAGAGAACCTCAGTCAGGTTTAAACTCTCTGAATAATGATGAAGTCCCTGTCGGTGATTTGAGATGTTTCATTGAAAGTGGAAATCCGAAGAGAGACATGAGAACTCATACAGGGGGAGACCCGTTCAGCTGCTCCGTGTGTGATAAAGGTTTCATTAAAAGTGGAGATCTGAAGAGACACATGAGAACTCACACAGGAAAAAaccctttcagctgctcagtttgtaatCTTCTTTTTACACAGAGTAGACCTTTACGGAGACACATGATGACTCACACCGTAgtgaaacctttcagctgctcagtgtgtggtAAAGGTTTCATTGAAAGTGGAGAACTGAAGAGACACATGAGAactcacacaggagagaaacctttcaccTGCTCAGTTTGTGAGAAATCTTTTACACAGAGTGGAAGTTTACAGATgcacatgagaatccacacaggagagaaacctttcagctgctcattTTGTGCTAAAGGTTTCATTAAAAATGGAGATCTGAAGATACACATGAGAactcacacaggagagaaacctttcagctgctcagtgtgtggtAGATGTTTCATTAAAAGTGGACAACTGAAGGCACACATGAGAACTCACACAgtagagaaacctttcagctgctcagtttgtgaTGAAAAACTTGTGCACAAGGACCATCTGAAGTCACTTGTGATAACTCATACAGGAGAGAACCCTCTTTAG